In Magnetospirillum sp. XM-1, a single window of DNA contains:
- a CDS encoding EAL domain-containing protein, which yields MAREPESDEARIPAALRAALLQDLPDVLYSIDARGRFIWVSPNARSVFGYDAQELVGTEAVRLYVRPEDRVQVVERIRQARGRAVRAEVEMRRKDGISIWAAIYACSQANADGRFDGVIGAIRDITDIWQTRKTLEDSEDRFRRLSDVATEAICIHFQGKIIDMNKAFETLFAYPREELLTMWAWDVIDPRDIPLAKSMVAQQYEVPYEVRGVRKDGSVFPMEIHSKHSWMGEKSVRVTSIRDLTQSKRVEARVSLLSQAVEQSPVAVTVVGGDGIVQYVNSAHAAITGYPGAEVPGMTLAALYPGEARAVQADLWQSLLAGGEWRGEIRVRRLDGKYQWQDVYASKVATPGEDAPHYLLQIEDITIRKEQERKLQHQALFDGLTDLPNRVQALDRLGHEIDQARDRGRKVALLFVDLDEFKAINDSLGHEYGDELLVLASERLRQAAGSLGVVARFGGDEFLVIIGDLQDDEAARGVASGIIERFSHPFTISRRELVATASIGLAIYPVDGRTQQTLLRNADIAMYQAKLAGRNRFCFFTSRMNEEAEARLRMEGELRRAVGTDQFHLAYQPLVAVKTGRAVGVEVLLRWSNPELGNVPPERFIPQAETSGVIVAIGRMVLRAACRDARRWVDAGHADLRLCINVSPRQFQDAGFLDDVRAALAESGLEPRNLELEITEGLLLTERGDIDILLRTLTDMGILLSIDDFGTGYSSLSYLERFPFDTLKVDRSFMIGMLERQERKVLVETIVAMASGLGLKVIAEGVETPEQLAHLAAIGCDMAQGYLFSRPVPAAEIPSLLGREFR from the coding sequence ATGGCTCGGGAACCAGAATCCGACGAAGCGCGGATTCCTGCGGCGTTGCGCGCGGCGCTGCTGCAAGATCTGCCCGACGTGCTTTACAGCATCGACGCCCGGGGACGTTTCATCTGGGTCTCGCCCAATGCCCGCAGCGTGTTCGGCTACGACGCCCAGGAGCTTGTCGGCACCGAGGCCGTCCGGCTCTATGTCCGTCCCGAGGACCGCGTCCAGGTCGTCGAGCGCATCCGCCAGGCGCGGGGGCGCGCGGTGCGGGCCGAGGTGGAGATGCGGCGCAAGGATGGGATCTCCATCTGGGCGGCCATCTACGCCTGCTCTCAAGCCAATGCGGACGGCCGCTTCGATGGGGTGATCGGGGCGATCCGCGACATCACCGACATCTGGCAGACCCGCAAGACCCTGGAGGACAGCGAGGACCGCTTCCGCCGCCTGTCCGACGTGGCGACCGAGGCCATCTGCATTCATTTCCAGGGCAAGATCATCGACATGAACAAGGCCTTCGAGACCTTGTTCGCCTACCCGCGCGAGGAATTGCTGACCATGTGGGCGTGGGACGTGATCGATCCGCGCGATATCCCGCTCGCCAAGAGCATGGTGGCCCAGCAATACGAGGTCCCCTACGAGGTGCGCGGCGTGCGCAAGGACGGCTCGGTCTTTCCCATGGAGATCCATTCCAAGCATAGCTGGATGGGCGAGAAGTCGGTGCGCGTCACCTCCATCCGCGACCTGACCCAGAGCAAGCGGGTGGAAGCCCGCGTCAGCCTGCTGTCCCAGGCGGTGGAGCAAAGCCCCGTGGCGGTGACGGTGGTCGGCGGCGACGGCATCGTCCAATACGTCAATTCCGCCCATGCCGCCATCACCGGCTATCCGGGGGCCGAGGTGCCCGGCATGACGCTGGCGGCGCTTTATCCCGGAGAGGCGCGGGCCGTGCAGGCGGACCTTTGGCAAAGCCTGCTCGCCGGCGGCGAGTGGCGGGGCGAGATCCGGGTCCGGCGGCTGGACGGAAAGTATCAGTGGCAGGACGTCTACGCCTCGAAGGTGGCCACCCCCGGCGAGGACGCCCCCCACTACCTGCTGCAGATCGAGGACATCACCATCCGCAAGGAGCAGGAGCGCAAGCTGCAGCACCAGGCGCTGTTCGACGGCCTGACCGATTTGCCCAACCGGGTGCAGGCGCTCGACCGGCTCGGCCACGAGATCGACCAGGCCCGCGACCGCGGGCGCAAGGTGGCCCTGCTGTTCGTCGATCTGGACGAATTCAAGGCCATCAACGATTCGCTGGGCCACGAATACGGCGACGAACTGCTGGTGCTGGCCTCGGAGCGGCTGCGGCAGGCGGCCGGTTCGTTGGGCGTCGTCGCCCGTTTCGGCGGCGACGAATTCCTGGTGATCATCGGCGACCTTCAGGATGACGAGGCGGCGCGCGGCGTGGCGTCGGGCATCATCGAGCGCTTCTCCCATCCCTTCACCATCAGCCGCCGCGAACTGGTCGCCACCGCCAGCATCGGGCTGGCGATCTATCCCGTCGACGGCCGCACCCAGCAGACCCTGCTGCGCAACGCCGACATCGCCATGTACCAGGCCAAGCTGGCCGGGCGGAACCGGTTCTGCTTCTTCACCAGCCGCATGAACGAGGAGGCCGAGGCCCGGCTGCGCATGGAGGGCGAATTGCGCCGGGCGGTCGGCACCGACCAGTTCCACCTGGCCTACCAGCCCCTGGTGGCGGTCAAGACCGGCCGCGCCGTGGGCGTCGAGGTGCTGCTGCGCTGGAGCAATCCCGAACTGGGCAACGTGCCGCCCGAGCGTTTCATTCCCCAGGCGGAGACCAGCGGGGTGATTGTCGCCATCGGGCGCATGGTGCTGCGGGCCGCCTGCCGCGACGCCCGGCGCTGGGTGGATGCGGGGCATGCCGATCTCAGGCTGTGCATCAACGTCTCGCCGCGCCAGTTCCAGGATGCCGGCTTCCTCGACGACGTGCGCGCCGCCTTGGCCGAATCGGGGTTGGAGCCGCGCAATCTGGAGCTGGAGATCACCGAGGGCCTGCTGCTCACCGAACGGGGCGACATCGACATCCTGCTGCGCACCCTGACCGACATGGGCATCTTGCTGTCCATCGACGATTTCGGCACCGGCTATTCGTCGCTGAGTTATCTCGAGCGCTTCCCCTTCGACACGCTGAAGGTCGACCGCTCCTTCATGATCGGCATGCTGGAGCGCCAGGAGCGCAAGGTGCTGGTGGAAACCATCGTCGCCATGGCGTCGGGCCTGGGGCTCAAGGTCATCGCCGAGGGGGTGGAGACGCCCGAGCAACTGGCCCATCTGGCCGCCATCGGCTGCGACATGGCCCAGGGCTACCTGTTCAGCCGTCCGGTTCCGGCGGCGGAAATCCCGTCCCTGCTCGGCCGGGAATTCCGGTAG
- a CDS encoding CYTH and CHAD domain-containing protein encodes MADVTGDNREIELKLALTPEDMARILARPCLTTGRLAEPVSKHLASVYYDTPDFILAAQGVALRVRRTGSGFVQTVKSAGTAIGGLFDRDEWEVPLSSPEPDMEQLRLTGLAVFAEENLGERLSPVFSTEVERTLVRLGGDGWEVEAALDRGAVLAGDRREDIGELELELVSGSPAHLFHLAARILEESAARPLCLSKSDRGYRLAAGKASAIVKAKAPVLAPDQSVATSFQAIARACLEHLMLNERCLVATGAGEAVHQMRVAMRRLRSAIKVFKAVTDGPELERVKDDLRWLLAHLGPARDAEVFLLEIVEPVLAAHPDDSGLAQLRAHWQKDREAKLAAALAAVRSRRYAAMILNLGRWTETGDWLAPRKRLGEPVGAFATRRIDKAIRSLLKEGGESLSRLSPEDRHAVRIRCKQVRYAGEFFASLVPRKTTKVFLAELSELQDILGQLNDIAVAGPKLSGRAAEAGSSRAAGLVAGWHQSRRTTLLANADKAWKRWRAMPVPWNEK; translated from the coding sequence ATGGCCGACGTGACCGGGGACAACCGCGAGATCGAGTTGAAGCTGGCGCTGACGCCCGAGGACATGGCCCGCATCCTGGCGCGTCCCTGCCTCACCACTGGGCGGCTGGCCGAACCGGTCTCCAAGCACCTCGCCTCGGTCTACTACGACACGCCCGACTTCATCCTGGCGGCCCAGGGCGTCGCGCTGCGGGTCCGCCGCACCGGCTCGGGCTTCGTCCAGACGGTGAAAAGCGCCGGCACGGCAATCGGCGGCCTGTTCGACCGCGACGAATGGGAAGTGCCGCTCTCCTCGCCCGAGCCTGACATGGAGCAGTTGCGCCTTACCGGCCTCGCCGTCTTCGCCGAGGAGAATCTGGGCGAGCGCCTGTCGCCGGTTTTCTCCACCGAGGTGGAACGCACCCTCGTGCGCCTGGGCGGCGACGGCTGGGAGGTCGAGGCGGCCCTGGACCGGGGCGCGGTGCTGGCCGGCGACCGGCGGGAAGACATCGGCGAGCTGGAACTGGAACTGGTCAGCGGCAGCCCCGCCCACCTGTTCCATCTGGCCGCCCGCATCCTCGAGGAGAGCGCGGCCCGCCCGCTTTGCCTCTCCAAATCGGACCGGGGCTACCGGCTGGCGGCGGGCAAGGCCTCGGCCATCGTCAAGGCCAAGGCGCCGGTTCTGGCCCCCGACCAAAGCGTGGCGACCTCCTTCCAGGCCATCGCCCGGGCCTGCCTGGAACATCTGATGCTCAACGAGCGCTGCCTGGTGGCGACGGGCGCGGGCGAGGCGGTCCACCAGATGCGGGTGGCCATGCGCCGCCTGCGCTCGGCCATCAAGGTCTTCAAGGCGGTGACGGACGGCCCGGAACTGGAGCGGGTGAAGGACGACCTGCGCTGGCTGCTGGCCCATCTGGGGCCCGCCCGCGACGCCGAGGTCTTCTTGCTGGAAATCGTCGAGCCCGTCCTGGCCGCCCATCCCGACGATTCCGGCCTGGCCCAGCTGCGCGCCCATTGGCAGAAGGACCGCGAGGCCAAGCTGGCCGCCGCCCTGGCCGCCGTGCGCTCGCGGCGTTACGCCGCCATGATCCTCAATCTCGGCCGCTGGACGGAAACCGGCGACTGGCTGGCCCCGCGCAAGCGCCTGGGCGAACCGGTCGGCGCCTTCGCCACCCGCCGAATCGACAAGGCCATCCGCAGCCTGCTGAAGGAGGGTGGGGAAAGCCTGTCGCGGCTGTCGCCCGAGGATCGGCACGCGGTGCGCATCCGCTGCAAGCAGGTGCGCTACGCCGGCGAGTTCTTCGCCTCGCTGGTGCCGCGCAAGACCACCAAGGTCTTCCTGGCCGAGCTGTCCGAGCTGCAGGATATCCTGGGCCAGTTGAACGACATCGCGGTGGCCGGGCCCAAGCTGTCGGGCCGCGCCGCCGAGGCGGGCTCGTCACGGGCCGCCGGCCTGGTGGCCGGCTGGCACCAAAGCCGCCGCACCACCCTGCTGGCCAATGCCGACAAGGCCTGGAAGCGCTGGCGCGCCATGCCCGTTCCCTGGAACGAGAAGTAA
- a CDS encoding SPOR domain-containing protein codes for MKGLRRGILAVSLVAALAGCGVLNDPRGFTDAVMKSPLLDDDSSERAMTALTRGEYGTAERLAIGALRRNPKDPYALYTAGMVYQATGRYDLARQYYEVIIANRPQVTLTTPSQGGPQVRSLMDVAQANLLVVDKMLGRNVAGSALRSGRQPDLTPQNFEPMSPQGAARGSVAAEMLGEPGSMPSSAMSPRGATQAETNVATRFRVLRRLLDEGLITPEEHSRRRNTNLGALLPYSAKLPPAQGLERPGPTEEQVVDRLRALAVALESRALSPAEHGAERLAILDALLPAEPRKVDLPVLPPKDVMEAATAVGRVERLRAANLVTADEAKREKAAVEKVLDSQLAKQPVSGTASGLRQGGSNGSGAKSSSGGGTPGVSLGTAKTEDAARDTWEKIKAKFPEELANISATFPKIDQGERGTRWRIVAGPMKSRAEATKLCKVLKLHRQSCEATSY; via the coding sequence ATGAAAGGATTGCGCAGGGGCATCCTGGCCGTGTCGCTGGTGGCGGCGCTGGCGGGGTGCGGCGTGCTCAACGACCCGCGCGGCTTCACCGACGCCGTGATGAAGTCTCCCCTGCTCGACGACGATTCCAGCGAAAGGGCCATGACCGCGCTGACCCGGGGCGAATACGGCACCGCCGAGCGCCTGGCCATCGGGGCGCTTCGGCGCAACCCCAAGGATCCTTACGCGCTTTACACCGCCGGCATGGTCTATCAGGCGACCGGTCGCTACGACCTGGCGCGCCAGTATTACGAGGTGATCATCGCCAACCGGCCGCAGGTGACGCTGACCACGCCGTCCCAGGGCGGGCCGCAGGTGCGCTCGCTGATGGACGTGGCCCAGGCCAACCTGCTGGTGGTGGACAAGATGCTGGGCCGCAATGTCGCCGGTTCGGCTCTGCGTTCGGGTCGCCAGCCTGACCTGACGCCCCAGAATTTCGAACCCATGAGCCCCCAGGGCGCCGCCCGCGGCTCGGTCGCCGCCGAGATGCTGGGCGAGCCGGGAAGCATGCCGTCTTCCGCCATGTCGCCCCGGGGCGCCACCCAGGCGGAAACCAACGTCGCCACCCGTTTCCGCGTCCTGCGCCGCCTGCTGGACGAGGGGCTGATCACCCCGGAAGAGCATTCCCGGCGCCGCAACACCAATCTCGGGGCCTTGCTGCCCTATTCCGCCAAGCTGCCCCCGGCCCAGGGGCTGGAGCGTCCCGGCCCCACCGAGGAGCAGGTGGTGGACCGCCTGCGCGCGCTGGCCGTGGCGCTGGAAAGCCGCGCCCTGTCGCCGGCCGAGCACGGCGCCGAGCGTCTGGCCATTCTTGACGCCCTGCTGCCGGCCGAGCCGCGCAAGGTGGACCTGCCGGTGCTGCCGCCCAAGGACGTGATGGAGGCCGCCACCGCCGTCGGCCGGGTCGAGCGGCTGCGCGCCGCCAATCTCGTCACCGCCGACGAGGCCAAGCGCGAGAAGGCCGCCGTCGAGAAGGTTCTGGACAGCCAACTGGCCAAGCAGCCGGTGTCGGGCACCGCCAGCGGTCTGCGTCAGGGCGGCTCCAATGGATCGGGCGCCAAGTCGTCGTCGGGCGGCGGCACGCCGGGCGTCAGCCTGGGCACCGCCAAGACCGAGGACGCGGCGCGCGACACCTGGGAGAAGATCAAGGCCAAGTTCCCCGAGGAACTGGCCAATATCAGCGCCACCTTCCCCAAGATCGACCAGGGCGAGCGGGGCACCCGCTGGCGCATCGTCGCCGGCCCCATGAAGAGCCGCGCCGAGGCCACCAAGCTGTGCAAGGTGCTCAAACTGCACCGCCAGTCCTGCGAGGCGACCAGCTATTAG
- a CDS encoding universal stress protein — MTYKDILVHVDDNPRAHVRLDLAAGIAARFQAHLIALNIRDQALLPSHVTAQFGGDLNQIGAVRDAEEAKRVEAMVAACHTGPGVTREWRDVSGPRTETLALHARYADLAVIGQAEPQSNAPRLADELIMAVGRPVLVVPFAGRFPTLGRRVMVAWNGGREATRAVHDAMPLLAGAQTVHVIAINPGHGMAGHGDIPGADICLHLSRHGVNAVCEHVASDDLNVGEMLLSRAADEDVDLLVMGGYGRSRLREMVLGGATRHMLDSMTVPVLFSH; from the coding sequence ATGACCTACAAGGACATCCTGGTTCACGTTGACGACAATCCGCGGGCCCATGTGCGACTGGATCTGGCGGCCGGCATCGCCGCCCGCTTCCAGGCTCATCTGATCGCTCTCAACATCCGTGACCAAGCTCTGTTGCCGTCCCATGTCACCGCCCAGTTCGGCGGCGACCTCAACCAGATCGGCGCGGTCCGCGACGCCGAGGAGGCCAAGCGCGTCGAGGCGATGGTGGCGGCCTGCCATACCGGGCCGGGGGTGACGCGGGAATGGCGCGACGTCAGCGGGCCCCGGACCGAGACCCTGGCGCTGCACGCCCGCTACGCCGACCTGGCGGTCATCGGCCAGGCCGAGCCCCAGTCCAATGCGCCGCGTCTGGCCGACGAGTTGATCATGGCGGTGGGCCGCCCGGTGCTGGTCGTGCCCTTCGCCGGCCGCTTTCCCACCCTGGGACGCCGGGTGATGGTGGCCTGGAACGGCGGGCGCGAGGCGACCCGCGCCGTCCACGATGCCATGCCCCTGCTGGCGGGCGCCCAGACGGTCCACGTCATCGCCATCAATCCCGGCCATGGCATGGCCGGACACGGCGACATTCCCGGCGCCGACATCTGCCTGCACCTGTCGCGCCACGGGGTCAACGCGGTGTGCGAGCACGTGGCCTCCGACGACCTCAACGTGGGCGAGATGCTGCTGTCGCGCGCCGCCGACGAGGACGTGGACCTGCTGGTCATGGGCGGCTACGGCCGTTCGCGCCTGCGCGAGATGGTGCTGGGCGGCGCCACCCGCCACATGCTGGATTCCATGACCGTGCCGGTGCTGTTCAGCCACTGA
- a CDS encoding ABC transporter permease: MRAGAAILVLLLAAVLAAPWALPSPEAMDLAIRFDPPTPTHLLGTDDLGRDIAARLAQGGLVSLGVAVITALMAALIGTTIGLLAGYHGGWADSALMRLTDGVMSLPLLPLLIVMAAADPAKLGVPPGMTESEVFAVLRPALIIACVAWTGVARLVRAATLSVRTRDYVRAAEALGARPIRIMLRHILPNVASPIVVATTLSVGNIILIESALSFLGLGIRPPLASWGNMLTGAMDVVWSAPLLAFWPGAAIFATVLGFNLLGDGLQRALNPKG; encoded by the coding sequence ATGAGGGCGGGCGCCGCCATCTTAGTGCTGTTGCTGGCCGCCGTGCTGGCCGCGCCCTGGGCCCTGCCCTCCCCCGAGGCCATGGACCTCGCCATCCGTTTCGACCCGCCGACCCCGACCCATCTGCTGGGTACCGACGACCTGGGCCGCGACATCGCGGCGCGTCTGGCCCAGGGCGGTCTGGTCTCGCTCGGCGTCGCCGTGATCACCGCCCTGATGGCGGCGCTGATCGGCACCACCATCGGGCTGCTGGCCGGCTATCACGGGGGCTGGGCCGATTCTGCGCTGATGCGCCTGACCGACGGTGTGATGTCGCTGCCGCTGCTGCCCTTGCTGATCGTCATGGCCGCCGCCGATCCCGCCAAGCTGGGCGTGCCGCCCGGCATGACCGAGTCGGAAGTGTTCGCCGTGCTGCGCCCGGCTTTGATCATCGCCTGCGTCGCCTGGACCGGGGTGGCCCGGCTGGTGCGGGCCGCCACCCTTTCGGTGCGCACCCGCGACTATGTGCGCGCCGCCGAGGCCTTAGGCGCGCGGCCCATCCGCATCATGCTCCGCCATATCCTGCCCAACGTCGCCTCGCCCATCGTGGTGGCCACCACGCTGTCGGTGGGCAACATCATCCTGATCGAAAGCGCGCTGTCGTTCCTGGGGCTCGGCATCCGCCCGCCCCTGGCGTCGTGGGGCAACATGCTGACCGGGGCCATGGACGTGGTGTGGAGCGCCCCGCTGCTGGCCTTCTGGCCGGGCGCCGCCATCTTCGCCACCGTGCTGGGCTTCAACCTGCTGGGCGACGGGTTGCAACGGGCGCTGAACCCCAAGGGGTAG
- a CDS encoding ABC transporter permease — translation MTARLIQSLLVLLVMSFVVYGLMGLMPGDPIDLMIAGDPRMSSEDALRLKALYGLDRPWTERWLRWLGQLLQGELGYSRLYARPVAESMAPALGNSALLMLSAMTLSLSVAIPLGILASLRPGSLPDRLVNLLAFASVSVPVFWLGLMLIVVFAVSLGWLPAGGVETVGGGDLPDRLRHMILPVSALALAGIGQAARHMRAAMISEAGADYIRTARAKGCGPARVVLGHQLRNALLPITTIVALEFGGLFSGALITETVFAWPGMGRLIYEAVMGNDFNLALSGLLLATAMTLAGSVLADIAYQRLDPRIGRR, via the coding sequence GTGACGGCAAGGCTGATCCAGTCCCTCCTCGTCCTGCTGGTCATGTCCTTCGTGGTCTACGGACTGATGGGCCTGATGCCCGGCGACCCCATCGACCTGATGATCGCCGGCGATCCGCGCATGAGTTCCGAGGATGCGCTCAGGCTGAAGGCGCTCTACGGCCTCGACCGGCCGTGGACCGAGCGCTGGCTGCGCTGGCTGGGGCAGTTGCTCCAGGGCGAGTTGGGCTATTCCCGCCTTTACGCCCGCCCGGTGGCCGAATCCATGGCTCCGGCGCTGGGCAACAGCGCGCTTCTGATGCTGTCGGCCATGACGCTGTCGCTGTCGGTGGCGATCCCCTTGGGCATCCTCGCCTCGCTCCGCCCGGGAAGCCTGCCCGACCGGCTGGTCAACCTGCTGGCCTTCGCCTCGGTGTCGGTGCCGGTGTTCTGGCTGGGCCTGATGCTGATCGTGGTCTTCGCCGTGTCGTTGGGCTGGCTGCCGGCCGGGGGCGTCGAGACGGTGGGCGGCGGCGATCTGCCCGACCGCCTGCGCCACATGATCCTGCCCGTCTCCGCCCTGGCTCTGGCCGGCATCGGCCAAGCGGCGCGGCACATGCGGGCCGCCATGATCTCGGAAGCCGGCGCCGACTATATCCGCACGGCCAGGGCCAAGGGCTGCGGCCCGGCCCGGGTGGTGCTGGGCCACCAGCTGCGCAACGCCCTGCTGCCCATCACCACCATCGTGGCGCTGGAGTTCGGCGGGTTGTTCTCGGGCGCGCTGATCACCGAGACGGTGTTCGCCTGGCCCGGCATGGGCCGCCTGATCTACGAGGCGGTGATGGGCAACGACTTCAACCTGGCCCTGTCAGGGCTGTTGCTGGCCACCGCCATGACGCTCGCCGGCTCGGTGCTGGCCGACATCGCCTATCAGCGCCTCGATCCCCGGATCGGCCGGCGATGA
- a CDS encoding peptide ABC transporter substrate-binding protein: MFKRLAPLLVSTLLAVPALAKDELAIGITQFPATLNPSIESMLAKTYVLAFAHRPITAYDAAWQLTCLLCEQLPTIENGLAKVETLDGGKKGIAATYTLRADARWADGTPVTTDDVVFSWQVGRHPQSGVAAAELFRRITRVEAKDKRTFTLHVDKLTFDYNAINDLRLLPAHIEKKRFEAAPAEYRNRTAYDQDSTNPGLYNGPYRISAVVQGSHVVLEPNAHWGGTKPAFKRIVVKAIENTASLEANLLSGGIDMIAGELGLPLEQALAFEKRHGARFDVITKPSLSYEHLDLNLSSPQLSERKVRRALLLGLDRETISRQLFEGRQIVAQSLVPPLDWVYAADLPKAAFDPARANLLLDEAGWMVGPGGIRVNHRGERLSLELVTTAGNRSRELVAQVMQAQWKKIGVELKLKTEPPRVLFGETVTKRKFAHMALFAWYSAPENVPRSTLHSSMVPNGGNNWSGQNYTGYASPAMDRLIDAVEVELDKDKRKVIWRDIQALYAADLPALPLFFKSDSFILPKALKGVQPTGHQDPSPYWAEQWRWE, translated from the coding sequence ATGTTCAAGCGCCTCGCCCCCCTGCTCGTCTCGACCCTGCTCGCCGTCCCGGCGCTTGCCAAGGACGAGCTCGCCATCGGCATCACCCAGTTTCCCGCCACGCTGAACCCGTCCATCGAATCCATGCTGGCCAAGACCTATGTCCTGGCCTTCGCCCACCGGCCGATCACCGCCTATGACGCCGCATGGCAGTTGACCTGCCTTTTGTGCGAACAGCTCCCGACCATCGAGAACGGGCTGGCCAAGGTGGAAACGCTCGACGGCGGCAAGAAGGGCATCGCCGCCACCTATACGCTGCGCGCCGACGCCCGGTGGGCCGACGGCACGCCGGTGACCACCGACGACGTGGTGTTCAGCTGGCAGGTGGGACGCCATCCCCAGTCCGGCGTGGCGGCAGCCGAGCTGTTCCGCCGCATCACCCGCGTCGAGGCCAAGGACAAGCGGACCTTCACGCTGCACGTGGACAAGCTGACCTTCGACTACAACGCCATCAACGACCTGCGCCTGCTGCCCGCCCATATCGAGAAGAAGCGGTTCGAGGCGGCGCCGGCCGAGTACCGCAACCGCACCGCCTACGACCAGGATTCCACCAATCCCGGCCTCTATAACGGTCCCTACCGGATCAGCGCGGTGGTCCAGGGCAGCCATGTGGTGCTGGAGCCCAACGCCCATTGGGGCGGCACCAAGCCGGCCTTCAAGCGCATCGTCGTCAAGGCTATCGAGAACACCGCCTCGCTGGAGGCCAACCTGCTGTCGGGCGGCATCGACATGATCGCCGGCGAGCTGGGCCTGCCGCTGGAGCAGGCCCTGGCCTTCGAGAAGCGCCACGGCGCCCGTTTCGACGTGATCACCAAGCCCAGCCTGAGCTACGAGCACCTGGACCTCAACCTGTCCTCGCCCCAGCTGTCGGAGCGGAAGGTCCGCCGCGCCCTGCTGCTCGGCCTCGACCGCGAGACCATCTCGCGCCAGTTGTTCGAGGGCCGCCAGATCGTCGCCCAATCCCTGGTGCCGCCGCTCGATTGGGTCTACGCCGCCGATCTGCCCAAGGCCGCCTTCGATCCGGCGCGGGCCAACCTGCTGCTGGACGAGGCCGGCTGGATGGTCGGGCCGGGCGGCATCCGGGTCAACCACCGGGGCGAGCGCCTGTCGCTGGAACTGGTCACTACCGCCGGCAACCGTTCGCGCGAGCTGGTGGCCCAGGTGATGCAAGCCCAGTGGAAGAAGATCGGCGTGGAGCTCAAGCTCAAGACCGAGCCGCCGCGCGTGCTGTTCGGCGAGACGGTGACCAAGCGCAAGTTCGCCCATATGGCGCTGTTCGCCTGGTACTCGGCGCCCGAGAACGTGCCGCGCTCGACGCTGCACTCTTCCATGGTGCCCAACGGGGGCAACAACTGGTCGGGCCAGAACTATACCGGCTATGCCAGCCCGGCCATGGACAGGCTGATCGACGCGGTCGAGGTGGAACTGGACAAGGACAAGCGCAAGGTCATCTGGCGCGACATCCAGGCGCTCTACGCCGCCGACCTGCCGGCGCTGCCGCTGTTCTTCAAGTCGGATTCCTTCATCCTGCCCAAGGCCTTGAAGGGCGTGCAGCCCACCGGCCACCAGGACCCCTCCCCCTATTGGGCGGAGCAGTGGCGGTGGGAGTGA